CGCAGCGCATCGGCGCGATCCAGACCGTCGCGCTGACCCAGGTGCTGTCGATCCCGTTTCTGCTAACGCTGGGGCTGACGCCGGCACTGGCGCTCGCCGCCGGCGCGGCGCTGATCCGGCAGGCGCTCTTCAACATGGGCTCGCCGCTCTACGATGCCTTCGCTCTGGCGCAGGTCGAGGAGGAGGCGCGTCCGATCGTCATCGGTCTGATCAACGGTGCCTACACCGCCGGCTACCTAGTTGCACCGCTGATCAGCACTACGATCCAGGCGCGCTACGGCTTCGCGCCGCTATTCATCGCCACCAGCACGTTCTACTCGCTGGCAGCGATCGCCAACTACCTGCTCTTTATCCGCCCGCTACGGCGCCAGACCACGGCCACGCGCCGCGAGACCCCCTCGGCGATCGACGCTTAGGTGGGCATGTCCGCTGCGGCCCATGGCGCCGGTTCGAGCCAGACAAACTGATAGGGCTGCAGCGTCAGGGCTTGATGTGCCGGCACCTGGCGCTCGCTCACCAGATCGATGAAGTGAATGCCGGGGCCGTACATGCGCAGCAGATTGCCCTCGACGGTCTGCGGCTGCTCCGACACATTGGCCAGCACCAGCAGCCGGTGCGCCCCATCCTGGCGCACATAGCCGAAGACGTGTTCGTTGTCGGTACGCACCAGCTCCATGGCGCCATCGCGCAGCGCCGGCAGCCGCTGGCGCAGACGGATCAGCCGCGTCAACGCGCCGAAGATACGCCCGGGCACGCTGGCGGGATCGTGGCGCTGATCGAGAGCGGCCTGGTTGCGCGGCGGACGGTGCACCCAGCGGCTATCGGCGGCTTTGGTCGGATCATTGACGTAGCTGTAGTCGTTGAGCGTGCCGAGCTCATCGCCCAGGTAGAGCAGCGGAATGCCGCCAATGCTCAGGATGATGCTGTGCAGCAAGACAATGCGGCGAATGGCCAGATCGATCGCGCCGGGATCGCCGGAGCGCAGCGCCCGCTCCAGGCCAGCCAGCGAGGCCAGCGTGCCCGACACGCGCGCGTCGCCGGTATCGGGATTTTCCTGGAAGGGCAGGCCGCTGGCAAACGAGCCCGGAAAGCGTCCGGTATAGAAGGCGTTGAGGAATTGGCGATGGCCCCAGGGATCGATACCGACCGCGCGCGCGTCGTTGTCGTCGAAGGTCCAACCGATATCGTCGTGCGAGCGCAGGTAGTTGACCCAGGCGCAACCGGACGGCAGGCGAAAGCGATGGCTCAGCGCATGCGCCAGCAGCCTGACCTGGCGCGTCGCCAGCGTCTCCCAAAGCAGCGCCATCAACAGCGGATTGTAGGAGAGCTGGCACTCCTGCGGGCTGATGTAGCTCATCACATCGTCGGGATGGACGATCGCCTCGGATTTGAACAGCAGCGCCGGCGCGGCAACGCGCGCGATCGCGTTGAAGGCCTGGATGATCAGATGCGCTTCCGGCTGGTTTTCGCAACTGGTGCCCAGGCGCTTCCAGATAAAGGCCACTGCGTCCAGGCGCAGCACGGCCACGCCCACGTTGGCCAGAAAGAGCATCTCCTCGGCCATGGCGCGAAAGACCGCCGGATTGGCATAGTTCAGGTCCCACTGGAAGCTGTTGAAGGTGGTCCAGACCCAGCGCTGCATGTCCGCGCGCCAGGTGAAGCTGCCGCGCCGCACGCTGGGGAAGATCTCGCGCAGCGTGCGCTCGTAGGCATCGGGCAGGCTGCGATCGGGAAAGATCAGGTAGAACTCCTGATACTCCGGATCGCCGGCCTGCGCGCGGCGCGCCCACTCGTGCTCGTCCGAGGTGTGGTTGAAGACGAAATCGAGCACCAGGTTGATGCCCTCGGCCTGCAGCTCATGCGCCAGCGCTGCCAGCTCCTCGATCGTGCCCAGGCGCGGATCGACCTTGCGGTAGTTGCTGACGGCATAGCCGCCGTCGTTGTTGCCGGCGGGCGCGTCGAAGAGCGGCATCAGATGGAGATAGGTCAGGCCCAGCTCCTTGAAGTAGGGCACGAAGTCGCGCAGCCGCTGCAGCGTGCCGCAGAAGCGATCGACATAGAGCATGGCGCCCAGCATGCGCTCGGACTGGAACCAGTCGGGATCGGCCTCGCGCGCGGCGTCGAGCTGCTTGAGCCAGGCGGGACGCGCCTGCCAGCTCGCGGCCATGGCGTGGAGCAACTGTTCCAGGTGGTAGAAAAAGTCGTACTGCGTGCCGTAGAGGCGGAGCAACAGGCCGAAGAGACGCGGCCACTCGCGATTGAGACGGGCAGCAAAGCCGTCCCAGTCCGCGGGCGTGCCGCCGCGGGCCACAAACTCCTGCTGAATGCGCGGCAACAGGCGTTGCAGCGCCTGCGCCGCCTGGCGTTGGGTACGATCATCAAGCTGCATAGCGCTCCTCGGTCGGTGCCGGCTGCCTGCCGGCACGGATCGAGGCTGTAGTATCGCCGATCCGCCCGCGCCTGTCCACCACCTGCAGGGCCTTATCGCGCGCGACGAATTCCTGCTAAGATAGTAGCGCACGCCGGAGCGCTGGCGCGCAGGGCGCCCGCCCGGCCAAGCAAGGAGGCGCGCCGTGACCGATCTCCGCGGAGTCGTGATCTGTACCAACGAATACCCGCCCAACGTGTACGGCGGCGCGGGGGTGCACGTCGAATACCTGTCGCGCGAGCTGGCGCGACTCGTCCCGGTCGAAGTGCGCTGCTTCGGCGATCAGCGCCTGGAGCAGGAGCGGCTGCGCGTGCGCGGCTACCAGGGCTGGGAAGCGCTGAAGCACAACACCGATCCGCGCTTCACCGGCGCGCTGGACGCCTTTGCGCGCAGCCTGGCGATGGCCAAGGATCCGTTGCAGGCCGATGTGGTGCACTGCCACACCTGGTACACCGACATGGCCGGCTTCATCGCCCGGCTGCTGTGGGATGTGCCGCTGGTGCTGACGATCCACTCGCTCGAACCGCTGCGTCCCTGGAAGGTCGAACAGCTCGGCAACGCCTACCACCTCAGCAGCTGGATGGAGCGCACCGCGATCGAGGGCGCCGATGCGGTGGTCGCCGTTTCGCAGGAGACGCGCAAGGATGTGCTGCGCCTGTTCAACATCGCGCCGGAGCGCGTGCATGTGATCCACAACGGCATCGATCTGGAGCAGTACCGGCCCACGTCCGCCAGCGATGCGCTGGAGCGGCGCGGCGTCGATCCCCGGCGGCCCTACGTACTGTTCGTGGGACGCATCACACGCCAAAAGGGCATCATCCACCTGGTCAATGCCATCCCCTACCTGGATCGCTCGCTGCAGGTGGTGCTGTGCGCCGGCGCGCCCGACACGCCCGAGATCGGGCGCGAGATGGAAGCGCGCGTGGCCGAGGTCAGCCGCAGTCGCGACGGCGTGATCTGGATCCGCGAGATGCTGCCGCGCGAGGAGGTGATCCAGTTCTACTCGCACGCGGCGGTCTTCTGCTGCCCATCGGTGTACGAACCCTTCGGCATCATCAACCTGGAAGCCATGGCCTGCGAAACGGCAGTGGTCGCCTCGGCGGTCGGCGGCATTCCGGAGGTGGTCGTGCACGGCGAGACCGGCCTGCTGGTCGATCTCGAGCTGCGGCCAGGCACCTTCGATCCGGTCGATGCGGAACAGTTCTCGCGCGATCTGGCCGCGGCGATCAACCGCCTGGCGCTCGATCCCGAGCTGCGCCAACAGATGGGCCGCAACGGCCGCCGCCGCGTCGAGCAGCACTTCAGTTGGGCCGCCATCGCGCAGCAGACGCTGGCACTCTATCGCGCGCTGGTGGCGGCACGCAGCCGCCAGCCGGCTTCACCCCAAGCCGACCGGCGCGCACAACCGGCGGAGGAGGAGCTATGAGCGTCCTGACGCTGATCCTAGCCGGCGGCGAGGGCAGCCGCCTGAGCATTCTGGGCGAGAAACGCGCCAAGCCGGCGGTGCCCTTCGGCGGCAAATACCGCATCATCGATTTCGCCCTCTCCAACGCGGTCAACTCCGGCCTGTTCCGCGTCGCCGTGCTGACGCAGTATCGTCCCCATTCGCTGATGCAACACATCGGGCGGGGGGAGCCCTGGGACCTGGACCGCCGCGCGCCGGAGGGCGTGCAGATCTGGCAGCCCTACCGTGGCCGCAGCGCGCAGGACTGGTACCGCGGCACCGCCGACGCGCTCTACCAGAACCGCACCTTTATCGCCGAGGACGGCAGCGAGATCACCCTAGTGCTGTCGGGCGACCACATCTACAAGCAGGACTACCGCGATCTGTTGCGCTACCATCGCGAGACGGGCGCCGACCTGACCGTGGCGGTGATGCATGTGCGGCCCGACGAGGTGCATCGCTTCGGGATCATGAGCGTGGATGCCGAGCAACGCATCACCAGCTTCACCGAAAAGCCCAAACAATCGGACAGCACGCTGGCCTCGATGGGCATCTACGTCTTCAACACCCAATTTCTGCTGCAACGCCTGGAAGAAGACGCCGCCGATCCGCACTCGGCACACGACTTCGGCAAAAACATCATTCCGGCCATGGTCGCGCGCGACCGCGTGTATGCCTATCCCTTCGTGGGCTACTGGGTCGATGTCGGTACGATCGACGCCTACTGGTCAACCAACCTGGAATTGCTGGCCGAACAACCGCCGCTCGACCTGTATGACCAGCGCTGGATCATCCACACCCGTTCAGAGGAACGCGCGCCGGTGCGCTTCGGCCCGCGCTGCCAGGTCGAGCGCAGCCTGCTCTCCAATGGCTGCGAGATCGAGGGCACGGTGATCAACAGCGTGCTGTCGCCCGGTGTACGCGTCGAGCGCGGCGCAGTGGTGCGCGACGCGGTGATCATGAACGACACGCTGATCCGCGCCGGCGCGCTGGTCGAGCGCTGCGTCTGCGACAAAGAGATCGTTGTCGGCGAGGGGGCACAGGTCGGCGTCGGCGATGACAGCGTGCCCAACCGCCTCGAACCGGACCGCATCTATGCCGGCATCACCATCGTCGGCAAGCGCGCCCATATTCCCGCCGGAGCGGTCATCGGGCGCAACTGCCGCATCGACTCGGAGACCACGCCGGAGGACTACGCCACCCTGGAGGTCGCCAGCGGCGAAACGGTGCTGCGCCGACAGGGACGTAGCTGAGCAGCGCGCATGCACGGCGGAGGCAGCTCCCGCGGCGGGAGCTGCCGTGGCGTGATCAGCGCCGGCCCAGGACCCGGCTGGCCAGGATCGCCGCGCCGCCGGCTAGCAACAGGCGCGCGGCCCGGCTGTTGAGCGGCGAGTCCGGGCCAACCAACTGCTCCAGCAGATCGGCGTCCTCGCGCGCGGCGCGGCGCGTCATGCGCGCCAGCTCCTGGGGCTCTGCCGCCTGCTCCAGCGGCAGATGCTCCGGATAGCCCTGGAAGGGCCGCGACGGATCGCGGGTGGCCTCCTGGTAGCGCTGCGCCAGGGCACGCCGCTCCTCCGGCGATAGGCGCGTAAACGGCTCCTGATCGCCATAGTCCGTATCGTCGCGCACCTGGGCCATCAGCTCGCGGTAGCGCCGCGCCGCTTCGGCATCCGAGATCGAATCGGGGTCCTCCTGGTAGCGGCGGGCGAACTCCTGATACTCCTCCTGCCGCCGGCGGTCCTGGCCCAAAAACTGGTTGAGCTGGTCGAAAATGCGCTCCATGGCTTGCTCCTCCTGCTACACGCCAGCCCGGCGCTGGCAAGGGCACAAGGAGCAAGTTACAGACCACAGCGGCGGGCTGTTCAACGCTTCAACATGTGATAGGCCGGCTCATCGGCCTCCAGGCCGAGCCAGCGGAAGAAGCGCGCCGTGAGCACCGCCAGCATGATCAACGCGCCGCCCAGCCACATGATCAGACCGGCGATCTGCTGGTCGGTAAGCGGCGCGAGGCCCCACATGCGCGGCGCGGCGGCATAGAAGGGGTAGAGCGGCGCGGGGGCAAAAGTGATCAGCGCGCCCAGGATCGTCGGCACGATCGTCTGCGCAAAGAGATAGACGATCTGCACCGGCAGCGCGGCGCGGGGCAGACGCGCCGACGGACTGAAGATCGGCCACCAGGTGAGCAGCGCTGTAGCGAGCAACAGGCTGTGCTCCAGGCCATGCACCAACGGACGGCCGAGCGCCGCCTGGTAGAACTGCGGCGCGTGCCACAGTGCGAAGACGGCGTTGAAGACCAAAAACGCCACCAGCGGCGTGGTCAGCGCGCGCGCAAGCGGCAGCACGCCACGCCAAAGCAGCAGACGATCGACCAGCCAGGAGGGCAGCCCCGTAAGCAGCAGCGGCGGTGCGACCATCGTCACCAGCAGATGCTGGAGCATATGCGCGCTGAAGAGGTAGTAATCGCTCAGTTCGTGGAGCGGGCCCTGCAGCGCGACAAACAGCACCAGCAGCCCGAGCAGGAAGCGGCCCAGCGGCACGCGCGCATTGTCCGGCGCCCATCCGGCGCGCCGGCGCCATGGCCCGACGGCATACAGGTACAGCGCGCCGATCAGCGTTAGGCCGGTCAGCACCGCGGGCTCGATGATCAGCCACGAGCCCTGGTGCGGCGCGAACGGATGGCCCACAATCGCGATCAGCTCCAGCCAGCTGCCCATAGCCTGCCCACCGCGCGCCGGACGCGCCTGAGGCGCGCTCCCCGAGCGGCCTCAGCGCGTTGGCTACGAAACATCCTTTAGCCCCGATGTATCGCCCAGGTCGGTTGACTGATCCAGATAGGAGCGCACGCCGGTCACGCCCAGCGCGCGCAACACCTGCTCAGCGGCGCCGGCTGCCTCGGCATCCGCCACGCGCACGGCGATCACGGCCTGGCCCTCGCGCAGCGGTGCGCTATAACGGTCGATGATCTGACGCGCCACCGTCTCAGAAGCGAACGCGCCACTCAACGCGCCGACAAAAGCGCCCGCGCCGCCGAACAGGCCCAGCAGGATGCCGGCGCCCAGCACCGGCCCGATGCCGGGAATGGCCAGCGTCGCCAGCCCGGCCAGCAGTCCGGCGCCTCCGCCGATCGCGGCGCCCTTGGCCGCGCCCGCGGCCACCTCATGCGCACCCTGGCCGGTCTGATCATCAGCCTGACGCAGTTCCGCCGACGCCTCAGCGCCCGCAGCCATGACGATCGAGAGATCCTCCTGCGCATACCCGCGGCTGCGCAGCTCGGCCACCACCCGCTCGGCGTTGGCCCGATCGGGCACCAGCCCTACAACGAGCACATCCGGCATATCATCCTCCTCGCGCTGCGCGGCCGCGCTCAGTTCACCAGGCTGGCATGGTAGGCGAACAGCAGGATAAAGGCGATGACGCACAACGCGCCCAGGAAAAACCCTGCCACGAACAGAAACGAGAACCAGCGGCTGTCGAAGCGCAAGTGCATATAGAACAACAGCACCATCGCGCCCTTCAACGTCGAGAGCACCAGCAGGACCGCGATCTGTGCCCAGGCCGGGAAGCCGCGCGTCACCAGGAAACTGGCAGCCACCTCGATGACGGTGATCACGAACAGGATCAGGCCAACCGTAACATAGGTGCGCGGTGTGGGAAAGGCATGCGTCGCATGACCGCCCGGCACCTGGGATGGGGAGAGGGCATCGCGCGCCATGGGTACACTTCCTTTCGCAGGCTAGATCAGGTACACCAGCGTAAAGATGGCCACCCACACCAGATCGACGAAGTGCCAGTACAGGCCGGCCAGCTCCAACGTCAGGGCGTTGGCCGAGGTGAGCGCGCCACGCAACGACATCCCCAGCACGATCGACAGCCACAGCACGCCGATGGCAACGTGCGTGCCATGAAAGCCGGTCAGCGTGAAAAAGGTCGAGCCGAAGACGCTGGTGCTCCAGGTAGTGGGCTTGGGCGGCGACTCCTCAAAGGTCGCGCCGGGATACTCCTCCCGCAGATGGGCGCGCTCCTGCTCCAGATGATGCTCAACGACGCCCCGGCGGATCACGCGGCCATCGGGCTGCGTGATCGTGATTGTAACGAAATGCTCGTTGAACATCTTGTTGAACTCGAAGACCTGGCCGCCCAGAAAGGTCAGGCCCAGCGCGATCGTCGCGGCGAGCCAGATGCGCTCCCACCTGCGGTCATCGCGCTCGGTGGCGGCGTGGGCCAGCACCATGGTTAGGCTGCTCATCAGCAGCACAAAGGCCAGTCCCGAGACCAGCAGCAGATCGAAGTAGGCGTGCGGCGGCGGGCCGCCCTGCTCGATGTTGCGGCCCTTCAGGGCCAGATACGCGGCGATCAGGCCCGAAAAGAACATCACCTCGGAGCTGATGAAGGTCCACAGCCCCACCTTGCGACTATTGAGGCCCAGCGCCGTCGGCGGGTGACCCGCGTGAGCGGACGCGGGCTGATCTCCATGCGCGGCTGCATGCGCCATAGGCTCTCCTGTGCCGGGCGGCGGCGCAGCGACGGTCCGCCGCCGGCGCTAATCTCTGGCCGCCTGACTAGCCAGACCAGCAATTCCGATGAAGACGATCGACAGGCCAAGCACAATGAACAGGATCGATGCGTAGAGCAGCGCATAGGCGGCCATCGTCAAGCCGAAGGCCAGCACGATCGGGTAGAAGGTTGGTGGCGGCAGATGAACCGCCTGTGGCGGCTCCGCCTCCGGGCGACCGGCCGCCACCGCATCGCGTGGCGTGGTCAGCGGCGCGCCCTCGCCGTATTTCAGATCCCACACCGGGCGGCGGCTGCGGATCAGCGGCAGGCGATCGAAGTTGTGCGCCGGTGGCGGCGAGGTGGTCGCCCACTCCAGGGTATGGCCGTCCCAGGGATCGTTATCGGCGCGTTGGCCGTAGCGCGCCGAAAGCCAGACGTTCCACAAAAAGACCAGCACGGACAGGCCGATCGTCAGCGCGCCCAGCGAGGCGACCAGGTTCCACGTATCCCACCCCAGGCCGTGGGCATAGGTCCAGGTGCGGCGCGGCATGCCGATCATGCCCAGATAGTGCATCGGAAAGAAGGTCACGTTGAAGCCGATGAACATCAACCAGAACTGGAGCTTGCCCAACCGCTCGCCGAGCATGTGCCCGAACATCTTGGGCCACCAGTAGTAGAAGCCGGCAAACAGGCCCAGCACCGCCGCGCTGACCAGAACGTAGTGAAAATGGGCCACGACGAAGTAGGTGTCGGTCAGCTGCAGATCGAGCGGCGGCGAGGCCAGCATCACACCGGTGATCCCGCCGATGATGAACATGACAATGAAGCCGACCGCAAAGTACAGCGGCGGCTTGAAGTTGAGCGAGCCACCCCACAGCGTCGCGATCCAGTTGAAGATTTTGACGCCGGTCGGCACAGCGATCAGCATCGACGTCGCGGCAAAAGCAGCATTGGCCAGCGGCCCCATACCGACCGCAAACATATGGTGGGCCCAGACGGTAAAGCCCAGAAAGCCGATCGCCACGCTGGAATAGGCGATAAAGGCATAGCCGAAGATCGGCTTGCGGGCAAAGACCGGCAGCACCTCCGAGATGATGCCAAAGATCGGCAAGATCATAATGTACACTTCGGGATGGCCGAAAAACCAGAAGAGGTGCTGCCACAACAGCGGATCGCCGCCGCGCTCGGGGATGAAAAAGGCGGTGCCGAAGTTGCGATCGAAGTAGAGCATGATCAGCCCGACCGTGACGCTGGGCAGCGCCCAGATCAACAGAAAGGCGGTCACCAACTGGCCCCAGACAAACAGCGGCATGCGCCCAAAGCTCATGCCCGGCGCACGCAGGTTGAAGACGGTCACAATGAAGTTGATCGCGCCCAGGGTTGAAGCCACGCCGGTGAGCAACAGGCCCAGGATCCAGAAATCCACAGCGTTGGTTGGCGAGGTCGCCGACAGCGGCGCGTAGGCGAACCAGCCCGCATCGGGCGCGCCACCCAGCGCAAACGAGCTGAGCAGCAACAGACCGCCGAACAGAAAGAGCCAGTAGCTCAAGGCGTTGAGCCGCGGAAAGGCCATGTCGTTGGCGCCGATCATCAGCGGCACCAGGTAGTTGCCCAGCCCGACGTTGAGCGGCATGATCGCCAGAAAGACCATGATCGTGCCGTGCATCGTGAACAGCTCGTTGTAGAGCTGTGGACTGAGGAAGGTGTTTTCGGCACGCGCTAGTTGCAGGCGGATCAGCAGCGCGTCGAGACCGCCGATCAAAAAGAAGGCGATCGCGGTCGCCACATACATCAGACCGATCTTTTTGTGATCGACGGTGGTGATCCACTCCCAGGCGACAGCCAACCAACGGCGTCTCGTTTCCGGGACGGGAACGGCGGTCGTGGTCATAGCGCGCTCCTTCTGGCTCCGGTGGGCGGTTCAGCGCCTGACGCGGTTCACTTCAGCGCCTCAAGATAGGCGCTCAGCGCCGCGATCTCGTCTTCCGTCAGCGTACCGGGCTTGATCGTCGCGGCCATGCGGTTGCCGGGCTTGATCGCGCCGGGATCGCGCAGCCAACGGCGCATATTCTCGGGCGTGTTTTCGAGCCAGCCGGCGACAATATGCTGGCGGCTGCCAACATGCGTGAGATTGGGACCGACGCGCGCCACGGCGTTGGGATAGCCGTTGATCGCATGACAGCCGATGCACCCCTTTTCGGCGAACAACCGGTAACCGCGCGCCTCAAGACTCATGGGTAGTTGGGCCGCGGCCGTCGCCGCAGGCGAGGGCTGCGTCTGCACGGCCACACCCGCAGGCCGCCCCTGCGACACCTCCGCAGGCACACGGGCAGGCTGTTGCTGCTGACGCACCCAGGCCTCGAAGTCGGCAGGCGGCTCGACCACGGCCCACAGCGCCATCATGGCATGCGTACCACCACAGAACTCGGCGCACTGGCCGCGCAGCATGATGCGCTCCGGCCGATCGTCAGGCCGGAAGGTCATGCTGTTGACATGGCCGGGCACCACATCGGTCTTGCCGGAAAGCCGCGGGATCCAGAAGCTATGGATCACATCCGCCGAACGCAGCTCGAAGCGCACGTCGCGGCCTGCCGGCAGGTGCAGCTCGTTGGCGGTGATGATATTGTACTGAGGATATTCAAACTCCCACCACCACTGATAGGCGGTGACACGCACCAGCAGCGACTCGGCCGGCTGTTTGACCAGCAGCGCCTGCGTGCGAAAGGTCAGCGTGGCGATCACGACGACCACCACCGCCGGTACGATCGTCCAGATGATCTCGATCGGCGTATTGCCGTGGATCTGCAACGGAATACCGTCCTGGGGGCGGCGCCGAAAGCGGATCACGGCATACAGCAGCGCGCCCTCAACGATGACGAAGACGCCCAGCGCTAGCCAGAAGACCGGACGGAAGAGCGCCAGAATCTCGCGCGCTGCGCTGCCATCCGTGCTCAGCGTCGATTGCGGATGCCCTGCGGCGCAGGCCGTCAGCGCTAGCATGGCAAGCACCACTGCGCTCCCCTGCAGGAGCCGACCCCTTCGTTTGCGACACGGCTGCATGCGCTCTCCTTCGGGCGCGAAACAGGCCCGGTGATCCTGTCGACGACAAAGCGCGGCTGCGGGGCAGACGATCGCGACAGGCCCGCTGGTAGCCCCATTATACAAAAGCCGGCAGTCGCGTCAATCGGGATATGCAGGCGTGTGCCGCTGCGTCAGCCAGGCTGCGTGCTATACTCCCCTCCATGGAAACACAATCCCCGGCGCCCACGCGCTCGTTGGCCGAACCATGGCGCCAGATCTGCCGGCGCTGCGGCCACGCCTTTGAAACGCCGATCTGGCTGATCGTCGATCTGGAGGAACGGCCCGACCTACTCCCACGCCTGCTGGACGGCAGCCTCCACCAGGCGATCTGCCCGCACTGCGACGCGAGCCATGCGCTGGATGCACCGCTGCTGGTGCATGATCCCGTTCGGGAGCGGCTGCTGTTCGCCGCGCAGGCGAGCAGCGCGCCGGCACAGGCGCGCCGCATCGCCCGTGAACTGGGGACGCGCCTGATCGCGGCGCTGCCGCGCGCCGCCAGAGCCCCCTATCTGACGCGTGCCTTGCATGTCAGGGGCCTGCGCGAGCTGCAGCGCCTGCTGCGCGAGAACGCGACCGGCGATGCGCTCTCGGCGGCGCTGCCGGCACTGATGCAGGCCACGACCCCGGCCGAAGTCCAGGCACTGGTGCACAGCCATCCGGTGCTGGGCACCGCCGAGGCGCGCGCGCACCTACGGGACTATGTCAGCACGCTCCAGGCCCGCGGCGAGGCCAGTCTAGCGCGTGCGCTGCAGCAACGTTTGGAAGCGCTGGCGGCGGCGCCCGACACACGCGTGGCCCTGTTGCACCGCCTGCTGCACGCCGGCGGACCCGAACAGCGGCAGGCGGTGCTCGCGCGCCAGCCGAGCATACCGGCGGAACTGCCTGCCATGTTCGAGGCGCTGGCCGTCCAGGCCGAGCGGCGCGGCCTGGCGGCTGTCGCCCACGACCTGCGCGTGATCGGCGACGAAACGCGCCGGCAGATTCAGGCGCGACACCCACCAACCGACCGCGACGCCTGACCGAAGCATAGACTGCCAGGGCAAGCCGGCGTGGTGAGAGTGGCGTGCCATCGGCAGGACCAACGGCGCTTGAAGCACGCCCTTGTGAGCGGTATCGTAGCCTTACTACCGCGTATGTAGCGTCCTGGCCACGGCGCCAGCCGAACCCGCCATCATCGCGGCAACACGCTCTACCAAGGAGTTCGGAGGCAATGCTCACATCGGCTCTGCCTGGTATCGATCACACGCTCTCCCTGCATCGGCCTGCGCTGGATGAAATCATCGATGGGTTGCTGCACGTCATTGCCCAATTGTTGAATCCACGACTGACAGCCATCGCACGCATCGAGACACCGTTGTACACGATCATGGCGGCGGTGGATCGCAAACATCAGATTCGCGCAGGACAGACCTATCCCCTCACGCATACCTTCTGTCTGTACATGCTGGAACGGGAACGGCCACTGCGCATCAACGATGTGGCCCAGGCCAACCTGCCGCTGCGCTCGATTCCAACGCGGCTCGATCTACCACTACACGCCTACCTGGGCGTGCCGCTGCTGCTCCACGATGGCCGCGTCTTTGGCTCGCTATGGGTCGCCGACGATCAACCACGCGCCTGGAGCGCCAGCGATGTTGGTCTGCTGGAGCTGATCGCCCGCTTGTTGACCCATGAGCTGAGCCGCGATGCGCTGCTGCGTCACCAGGAACGCGTCACCCAGAGCAGCCGCGGTCAGTCCACGCCCGACACGCTAACTGGCCTGCCGGCCTGGAACGAGCTGCGCCGCTTTCTGTCACCTACGAGCCGGCGCAGCGCCCCCGCACTGGCAGTCATTGCCCTGGAACCGGCCCTGGGGAGCGAGCACCTGACGCCACTGGCGCGCCAGGAACTGGCCGGGCTGCTGATGCGCACGGCGCGCATGGTGGACTGGTGCGCGCGCGCCGATGATGATCTCTTCGTCGTGCTGTTTCCCGACGGCGAGGGCATGAGCGCCTGGCAACTGCGCATGACCACAGCGCTGCGGCTGTGGAACCGCATCCATGCCCCCCAACACCTAGCGCTGCACGCATATATCGGCATCGCCGACTGGCACGAGGTTGCCGACGAGCCCGATCCCCTCAGCGCGCTGCTGGAGCTGGCGCGCAGCCGCGTGCGCGAGCAGGTGCCGGGCGCGCTGCGCTGAACATCCACGCCGCACCACCGCTTTGACGATCCTGGCGGCGTGTGGTACGCTGTGAGCAGCGATTTTCGGGGCAGGGTGCAATTCCCGACCG
This is a stretch of genomic DNA from Kallotenue papyrolyticum. It encodes these proteins:
- the coxB gene encoding cytochrome c oxidase subunit II, whose translation is MLALTACAAGHPQSTLSTDGSAAREILALFRPVFWLALGVFVIVEGALLYAVIRFRRRPQDGIPLQIHGNTPIEIIWTIVPAVVVVVIATLTFRTQALLVKQPAESLLVRVTAYQWWWEFEYPQYNIITANELHLPAGRDVRFELRSADVIHSFWIPRLSGKTDVVPGHVNSMTFRPDDRPERIMLRGQCAEFCGGTHAMMALWAVVEPPADFEAWVRQQQQPARVPAEVSQGRPAGVAVQTQPSPAATAAAQLPMSLEARGYRLFAEKGCIGCHAINGYPNAVARVGPNLTHVGSRQHIVAGWLENTPENMRRWLRDPGAIKPGNRMAATIKPGTLTEDEIAALSAYLEALK
- a CDS encoding CpXC domain-containing protein; this encodes METQSPAPTRSLAEPWRQICRRCGHAFETPIWLIVDLEERPDLLPRLLDGSLHQAICPHCDASHALDAPLLVHDPVRERLLFAAQASSAPAQARRIARELGTRLIAALPRAARAPYLTRALHVRGLRELQRLLRENATGDALSAALPALMQATTPAEVQALVHSHPVLGTAEARAHLRDYVSTLQARGEASLARALQQRLEALAAAPDTRVALLHRLLHAGGPEQRQAVLARQPSIPAELPAMFEALAVQAERRGLAAVAHDLRVIGDETRRQIQARHPPTDRDA
- a CDS encoding GAF domain-containing protein — encoded protein: MLTSALPGIDHTLSLHRPALDEIIDGLLHVIAQLLNPRLTAIARIETPLYTIMAAVDRKHQIRAGQTYPLTHTFCLYMLERERPLRINDVAQANLPLRSIPTRLDLPLHAYLGVPLLLHDGRVFGSLWVADDQPRAWSASDVGLLELIARLLTHELSRDALLRHQERVTQSSRGQSTPDTLTGLPAWNELRRFLSPTSRRSAPALAVIALEPALGSEHLTPLARQELAGLLMRTARMVDWCARADDDLFVVLFPDGEGMSAWQLRMTTALRLWNRIHAPQHLALHAYIGIADWHEVADEPDPLSALLELARSRVREQVPGALR
- the ctaD gene encoding cytochrome c oxidase subunit I, whose translation is MTTTAVPVPETRRRWLAVAWEWITTVDHKKIGLMYVATAIAFFLIGGLDALLIRLQLARAENTFLSPQLYNELFTMHGTIMVFLAIMPLNVGLGNYLVPLMIGANDMAFPRLNALSYWLFLFGGLLLLSSFALGGAPDAGWFAYAPLSATSPTNAVDFWILGLLLTGVASTLGAINFIVTVFNLRAPGMSFGRMPLFVWGQLVTAFLLIWALPSVTVGLIMLYFDRNFGTAFFIPERGGDPLLWQHLFWFFGHPEVYIMILPIFGIISEVLPVFARKPIFGYAFIAYSSVAIGFLGFTVWAHHMFAVGMGPLANAAFAATSMLIAVPTGVKIFNWIATLWGGSLNFKPPLYFAVGFIVMFIIGGITGVMLASPPLDLQLTDTYFVVAHFHYVLVSAAVLGLFAGFYYWWPKMFGHMLGERLGKLQFWLMFIGFNVTFFPMHYLGMIGMPRRTWTYAHGLGWDTWNLVASLGALTIGLSVLVFLWNVWLSARYGQRADNDPWDGHTLEWATTSPPPAHNFDRLPLIRSRRPVWDLKYGEGAPLTTPRDAVAAGRPEAEPPQAVHLPPPTFYPIVLAFGLTMAAYALLYASILFIVLGLSIVFIGIAGLASQAARD
- a CDS encoding cytochrome c oxidase subunit 3 — its product is MAHAAAHGDQPASAHAGHPPTALGLNSRKVGLWTFISSEVMFFSGLIAAYLALKGRNIEQGGPPPHAYFDLLLVSGLAFVLLMSSLTMVLAHAATERDDRRWERIWLAATIALGLTFLGGQVFEFNKMFNEHFVTITITQPDGRVIRRGVVEHHLEQERAHLREEYPGATFEESPPKPTTWSTSVFGSTFFTLTGFHGTHVAIGVLWLSIVLGMSLRGALTSANALTLELAGLYWHFVDLVWVAIFTLVYLI